From Psychrobacillus sp. FSL K6-2836, a single genomic window includes:
- the yfmH gene encoding EF-P 5-aminopentanol modification-associated protein YfmH → MNKTYFEQLEETLYNETLPNGLDVYILPKKGFSKTFVTFTTKYGSIDREFIPLGKEEPVIVPDGIAHFLEHKMFEKEEGDVFQKFSEKGASANAFTSFTRTAYLFSSTNHVLDNTKTLLDFVQQPYFTEQTVEKEKGIIGQEITMYDDQPDWRLYFGTIENMYKEHPVKIDIAGTIETISHITADHLYECYNTFYHPSNMVLFVVGAVDPKEMMDFIKADQAEKTFEEPQEIKRFYPEEQKAVDIKERTLQMDVQKPKVLFGIKASNTDISGDEMLNYELAMQVAIEMIFGRSSAFYQEIYENGWIDESYSADFSMEQGYGFTMIGSDSVNPTELTKKIKETIQKHASNWNVEDEDLQRIVRKKIGFFLRALNSIEYIANQFTRYSFNDMNLFDVVPALEILTMDQVRAAFQSLIDENAHTVFTILPLEKNNE, encoded by the coding sequence ATGAATAAAACGTATTTTGAACAATTAGAAGAAACATTATACAATGAAACACTTCCAAATGGTTTAGATGTCTATATCTTGCCTAAAAAAGGGTTTTCGAAGACGTTTGTTACTTTTACTACAAAATATGGCTCGATCGACCGTGAGTTTATACCTTTAGGTAAGGAAGAACCCGTTATTGTTCCTGATGGAATTGCTCATTTTCTAGAGCATAAAATGTTTGAAAAAGAAGAAGGAGATGTTTTTCAGAAGTTCAGTGAGAAAGGGGCATCTGCCAATGCATTTACTTCTTTTACTAGAACTGCGTACTTATTTTCTTCGACTAATCATGTATTAGATAATACGAAAACGTTATTGGATTTCGTTCAACAGCCCTATTTTACGGAACAAACAGTAGAGAAGGAAAAAGGGATAATAGGTCAAGAAATTACGATGTATGATGACCAACCAGATTGGCGTTTATACTTTGGAACAATCGAAAATATGTATAAAGAACACCCTGTAAAGATTGATATTGCTGGAACGATTGAAACGATTAGCCATATTACTGCCGATCATTTATATGAGTGCTATAACACGTTCTATCATCCATCAAATATGGTTTTATTCGTAGTGGGAGCAGTTGATCCTAAAGAGATGATGGACTTCATCAAAGCAGATCAAGCTGAGAAGACATTTGAGGAACCTCAAGAGATTAAACGTTTCTACCCTGAGGAACAAAAGGCAGTGGATATAAAAGAACGTACTCTTCAAATGGATGTTCAAAAACCGAAAGTATTATTTGGTATTAAAGCAAGTAATACCGATATTTCTGGTGACGAAATGTTAAACTACGAACTAGCGATGCAAGTTGCAATTGAAATGATATTTGGCAGAAGTTCTGCATTTTATCAAGAAATATACGAAAACGGATGGATTGATGAATCTTATTCCGCAGATTTTTCGATGGAGCAGGGCTATGGTTTTACAATGATTGGTTCAGATTCTGTCAACCCAACTGAACTGACCAAGAAAATAAAAGAAACTATTCAGAAACACGCCTCTAATTGGAATGTAGAAGATGAGGATTTACAACGTATTGTCCGTAAAAAAATTGGCTTTTTCTTACGAGCATTAAATTCCATAGAATATATTGCAAATCAATTTACACGTTACTCTTTCAATGACATGAATTTATTTGATGTAGTTCCTGCCTTGGAGATACTAACAATGGATCAGGTGAGAGCGGCATTCCAATCGTTAATAGACGAAAATGCTCATACAGTATTTACAATTTTACCTTTAGAGAAAAATAATGAGTAA
- the yfmF gene encoding EF-P 5-aminopentanol modification-associated protein YfmF: MFQQFELASGVKLFVRPTEQFKTINISFKWKQPLTVEKASTRAVLANILQFSNEAYPTNAAFRKRLDDLYGTVLYFDTTKKGSHHIFSLNAETVNDAYLSNEKIVDEVFSLLHTVIFKPNLVNGKFDESIVKREKEQVIERIQSMYDDKTRYAQQRLLENIRPNSPASITSNGTVEAVKAITNDQLIEMHQDLLTKNDLSIYIVGDVDVQEMKEKMQSHFSFADRTDKIDKAEDVPNETSNKKFLHEIQDMKQGKLHIAYQTPITFFSEEFPVMQLTNGILGGFSHSKIFMNVREKESMAYYASSSYSSLYGLIFVLAGIDSNLQEKAVALIDEQLKALQAGDISDLELNQTKSMLTNQLKEALDSARAQIEIYDQYKELNASFTVEDWLEKWKHVTKEQIQQMALTIEKEFVYFLSGKEGAANE, translated from the coding sequence ATGTTTCAACAATTTGAACTTGCAAGTGGCGTTAAGCTTTTTGTGAGACCTACAGAACAATTCAAAACGATTAATATCTCGTTTAAATGGAAACAGCCTTTAACAGTAGAAAAAGCTTCTACTCGAGCAGTATTAGCAAATATATTACAATTCAGCAATGAGGCTTATCCAACAAATGCAGCTTTTAGAAAGCGTTTAGATGATTTGTACGGAACTGTTCTATACTTTGATACGACTAAAAAAGGAAGTCACCATATTTTTTCATTGAATGCGGAAACTGTAAACGACGCATACTTATCAAATGAAAAAATTGTCGATGAAGTATTTTCTTTATTACATACGGTTATTTTTAAACCAAATTTAGTGAATGGCAAATTTGATGAGTCAATAGTAAAACGAGAAAAAGAACAAGTTATTGAACGTATTCAATCTATGTATGATGACAAAACAAGATATGCACAACAACGTTTGTTAGAAAATATTCGCCCAAATAGTCCAGCTTCTATTACATCTAATGGTACAGTGGAAGCTGTTAAAGCAATTACAAATGATCAACTAATCGAAATGCATCAAGATTTACTAACAAAAAATGATTTATCGATTTATATTGTAGGGGATGTAGATGTGCAGGAGATGAAAGAAAAAATGCAGAGTCATTTTTCCTTTGCTGATCGTACAGATAAGATTGATAAAGCAGAAGATGTACCAAACGAAACATCTAACAAAAAATTTCTTCATGAAATACAAGATATGAAACAAGGTAAACTCCATATTGCCTATCAAACACCCATCACTTTTTTCTCAGAAGAATTTCCAGTTATGCAGCTGACAAATGGTATTTTAGGTGGATTTTCACATTCTAAAATATTCATGAACGTACGGGAAAAAGAAAGTATGGCTTATTATGCATCGAGTAGCTACTCTTCGCTTTACGGATTAATCTTCGTGCTTGCAGGAATAGATTCAAATTTACAGGAAAAAGCAGTTGCATTAATCGATGAACAACTAAAAGCATTGCAAGCCGGCGATATTTCTGACTTAGAATTAAACCAAACGAAATCCATGCTTACCAATCAGCTGAAAGAGGCTTTAGATTCAGCACGTGCTCAAATTGAAATATACGACCAGTATAAAGAATTGAATGCATCCTTTACCGTAGAAGACTGGCTAGAAAAGTGGAAGCATGTAACGAAAGAACAAATACAACAAATGGCATTAACTATTGAAAAGGAATTTGTTTATTTCCTTTCAGGTAAGGAAGGTGCAGCAAATGAATAA
- a CDS encoding ABC transporter permease, with product MSFLDVLYFITPAAIFYAAPLIFTAIGGVFSERSGVINIGLEGLMVMGAFIGILFNLMFVDTFGAMTPWVALIAAMVVSGLFSVMHAVASISFRADQTISGVAINMLGVAIALFSVKMIYDKGQTDYIQERFIRFDIPLLSDIPVIGPMLFKDVYGTSILAIGIAVMAWFVIYKTPFGLRLRAVGEHPMAADTMGVNVTKMRYIAVILSGALAGLGGAVYSQSISGEFSHTTINGQGFMALAAMIFGKWHPLGALGAALFFGFAQALSIVGGQIPYVKEVPTYFLHILPYALTILAVAGFIGKAHAPKASGIPYIKGKR from the coding sequence ATGAGCTTCTTAGATGTTTTATATTTCATTACCCCTGCAGCTATTTTCTATGCAGCTCCACTAATATTCACGGCAATCGGTGGAGTTTTCTCCGAGCGTTCTGGTGTTATTAACATCGGATTAGAAGGTTTAATGGTTATGGGTGCTTTCATCGGTATTCTATTTAACTTAATGTTTGTAGATACGTTCGGAGCAATGACTCCGTGGGTTGCGCTTATCGCAGCAATGGTTGTTTCAGGGTTATTCTCTGTTATGCATGCTGTTGCATCGATTTCTTTCCGTGCGGACCAAACAATTTCAGGGGTTGCGATCAATATGTTAGGGGTTGCAATTGCTCTTTTCTCAGTGAAAATGATTTATGATAAAGGACAAACAGATTATATTCAAGAGCGATTTATCCGTTTTGATATACCTTTATTAAGTGATATTCCAGTAATTGGACCAATGCTTTTTAAAGATGTATACGGCACTTCTATTTTAGCGATAGGTATCGCTGTGATGGCATGGTTTGTTATTTATAAAACTCCTTTTGGATTGCGTTTACGTGCTGTTGGGGAACATCCGATGGCAGCAGATACAATGGGTGTAAATGTGACTAAAATGCGTTATATTGCAGTTATTTTGTCTGGTGCACTTGCAGGGCTAGGTGGAGCAGTATACTCTCAATCGATTTCTGGTGAATTTAGTCATACTACTATAAATGGTCAAGGATTCATGGCTCTTGCTGCAATGATTTTTGGTAAATGGCATCCACTCGGAGCATTAGGAGCAGCGTTGTTCTTTGGATTTGCTCAAGCATTAAGTATTGTTGGTGGACAGATTCCATATGTGAAAGAAGTTCCAACATATTTCTTGCACATCTTACCTTATGCTTTAACTATATTGGCAGTAGCCGGATTTATAGGGAAAGCACACGCACCAAAAGCGAGCGGAATACCTTATATCAAAGGGAAACGATAA
- a CDS encoding ABC transporter permease: MSNRVVNILVPVISVILGLLVGAIVMLVSGYDPVQGYVALWNGIFGDTYAIGETIRQITPYLLAGLSVAFAFRTGLFNIGVEGQLLVGWFAAAYVGIAFDLPMYIHLPFAIIAAALAGALWAFIPGLLKAKLQVHEVIVTIMMNYIALHTTNALIRVVSDGGDNTGTINATASLKSAFFESITDYSRLHYGIFIALAMVLIMWFILEKTTTGYELKAVGFNKHASEYAGMNVNKNIILSMVISGAFAGLAGAMEALGTFQYANVKGGFTGIGFDGIAVALLGANSPLGVIFGAVLFGSLKYGALNMPNEAGIPVEIVSIVIAIIIFFVASGYVIRYFLEKANKKKEAK, encoded by the coding sequence ATGTCGAATAGAGTAGTCAATATACTTGTCCCTGTAATTTCTGTTATTTTAGGATTGCTCGTAGGAGCCATCGTCATGCTAGTAAGTGGATATGATCCGGTACAAGGGTATGTAGCACTTTGGAATGGGATCTTTGGAGATACTTATGCGATTGGAGAGACTATTCGTCAAATCACTCCATATTTACTTGCAGGCTTATCCGTAGCATTTGCTTTCCGTACGGGATTATTTAACATCGGGGTTGAAGGACAATTATTAGTAGGATGGTTTGCTGCAGCTTATGTAGGGATTGCATTTGATCTACCTATGTATATTCATTTACCATTTGCTATTATCGCAGCAGCTTTAGCTGGAGCATTATGGGCTTTCATTCCAGGTCTTTTAAAGGCAAAATTACAGGTCCATGAAGTAATTGTAACAATTATGATGAACTATATTGCTTTACATACAACAAATGCATTGATAAGAGTTGTATCGGATGGTGGGGACAATACAGGTACGATTAATGCAACGGCTTCATTGAAATCTGCATTTTTCGAAAGTATTACAGATTACTCACGTTTGCATTATGGTATTTTCATAGCACTTGCAATGGTATTAATAATGTGGTTTATATTAGAAAAAACGACCACTGGCTATGAGCTAAAAGCGGTTGGTTTTAACAAGCATGCATCTGAGTATGCAGGTATGAATGTAAACAAAAATATAATTCTTTCTATGGTTATTTCTGGAGCATTTGCTGGACTAGCAGGTGCAATGGAAGCGTTAGGAACATTCCAATACGCAAATGTTAAAGGTGGATTCACTGGTATTGGTTTTGATGGAATCGCAGTTGCCTTATTAGGAGCAAATTCACCTCTGGGCGTAATTTTCGGTGCAGTACTATTTGGATCATTAAAATATGGAGCTCTCAATATGCCAAACGAAGCTGGTATTCCAGTAGAAATCGTTTCTATTGTAATAGCTATAATCATATTCTTCGTAGCATCTGGTTACGTTATTCGCTATTTCCTTGAAAAAGCGAACAAGAAAAAGGAGGCGAAATAA
- a CDS encoding ABC transporter ATP-binding protein yields MDYVIEMLGIRKEFGSFVANDNITLQLKKGEIHALLGENGAGKSTLMNVLFGLYQPEAGEIKVKGKTVKVTDPNVANDLGIGMVHQHFMLVENFTVTENIILGNELTKAGIVNIKDAAKKIQKLSEMYGLDVDPNAKIEDISVGMQQRVEILKTLYRGADILIFDEPTASLTPQEISELIQIMKRLIQEGKSIILITHKLKEIMDVSDRVTVIRKGEGIGTVVTAETNPNELASLMVGRQVEFKTVKSEANPTDDTLVIKDLVVADYRGIDKVKGLNLTVRKGEILGIAGIDGNGQSELIEAITGLRKSKSGSVTINGANMTNKKPRKITESGVGHIPQDRHKHGLVLDFSIGHNIALQTYYQDPISKNGIMNYSKVSKLAQKIINDFDVRTQGEHTPARALSGGNQQKAIIGREVIRDPELLIAALPTRGLDVGAIEFIHQRLIEQRDNGKAVLLLSFELDEVMNVSDRIAVIYDGQIVDTLLPKETSEQELGLLMAGQKKNSNIGKQGETTHVE; encoded by the coding sequence TTGGATTATGTAATAGAGATGCTTGGCATACGGAAAGAGTTTGGATCGTTTGTTGCAAATGATAACATTACCCTTCAGTTGAAAAAGGGAGAAATACATGCTCTTTTAGGGGAAAATGGTGCTGGTAAATCCACGCTTATGAACGTTTTGTTCGGGTTATATCAACCAGAAGCCGGCGAGATAAAAGTAAAAGGGAAAACTGTTAAAGTTACAGACCCGAATGTTGCAAATGATTTAGGTATTGGAATGGTCCATCAGCATTTCATGCTCGTTGAGAACTTTACAGTAACAGAAAATATAATATTAGGTAATGAGTTAACAAAAGCAGGTATCGTCAATATTAAAGATGCGGCAAAAAAAATTCAAAAGCTTTCAGAAATGTATGGGTTAGATGTAGATCCTAATGCAAAGATTGAAGATATTTCTGTTGGGATGCAGCAGCGAGTTGAAATATTGAAAACGCTTTATCGCGGTGCTGATATACTAATTTTTGATGAGCCGACTGCTTCGCTTACTCCTCAAGAGATTAGTGAACTTATACAAATTATGAAGCGCTTAATACAAGAGGGTAAATCAATTATCTTGATCACGCATAAGTTAAAAGAAATTATGGATGTATCTGACCGAGTAACTGTTATCCGTAAAGGTGAAGGAATTGGTACTGTAGTTACCGCAGAAACAAATCCAAATGAATTAGCATCATTAATGGTTGGTAGACAAGTAGAATTCAAAACAGTGAAGAGTGAAGCGAACCCTACCGATGATACACTTGTTATAAAAGATCTAGTCGTAGCAGATTACCGGGGAATCGATAAAGTTAAAGGACTAAACTTAACGGTCCGTAAAGGTGAAATTTTAGGGATTGCTGGAATTGATGGAAATGGTCAAAGCGAGTTAATTGAGGCAATCACTGGCCTACGAAAATCTAAATCTGGTTCTGTAACGATAAATGGAGCAAACATGACCAATAAAAAACCGCGTAAAATTACAGAGTCTGGTGTAGGACATATACCACAGGATCGTCATAAGCATGGTTTAGTTCTAGACTTTTCTATCGGTCATAATATTGCATTACAAACATATTATCAAGATCCTATCTCGAAAAATGGAATTATGAATTATTCTAAAGTTTCTAAGCTAGCGCAAAAAATTATTAACGATTTTGATGTGCGTACCCAAGGGGAGCACACACCTGCTCGTGCACTTTCTGGAGGAAACCAACAAAAAGCAATTATTGGACGAGAAGTTATACGTGATCCAGAATTGCTGATTGCGGCATTACCAACACGTGGACTTGATGTAGGAGCTATTGAATTTATTCACCAACGTCTTATTGAACAACGAGACAATGGAAAAGCGGTACTTCTGCTTTCTTTTGAATTAGATGAAGTTATGAATGTATCTGACCGTATTGCAGTTATTTACGATGGACAAATTGTAGATACGTTATTACCTAAAGAAACCTCTGAACAAGAGCTTGGGTTATTGATGGCAGGTCAAAAAAAGAATTCAAACATAGGTAAACAGGGGGAAACAACTCATGTCGAATAG
- a CDS encoding BMP family lipoprotein — protein MTKRKFGLGLSLVLAAGTILGACGSKDEETTKPKDSEGTGSEGTEAVDFSLAMVTDVGGVDDKSFNQLAWEGIEAFGQENGLEKGTGGYDYLQSTGDADYITNLNNLIRRDFDVVYGIGFLMEKPIGTIADQQPEAQLAIIDAIVDKPNVASVMFKEQEGSFLAGVAAALMSESKQIGFVGGIEIPVIERFEAGFLEGVKAVDPSIKVDVQYTGKFDDAALGKTTANRMYSSGVDIIFHAAGGTGNGVFAEAKERKTKDANANVWVIGVDSDQYEEGAVGDTNVTLTSMQKRVDVAVQSIAKEAMAGNFPGGKTTTYGLAEEGVQLADSRGAIPQEILDQIQEYSDKIVSGEIVVPETVE, from the coding sequence TTGACAAAACGTAAATTTGGATTAGGACTGTCACTAGTACTAGCTGCTGGAACAATTCTAGGAGCATGTGGATCTAAAGATGAAGAAACAACTAAACCAAAAGATTCAGAGGGAACAGGTTCTGAAGGTACGGAAGCAGTAGATTTTTCTTTAGCAATGGTAACTGACGTTGGTGGAGTTGATGACAAATCATTCAACCAACTAGCTTGGGAAGGTATTGAAGCTTTCGGTCAAGAAAATGGTCTTGAAAAAGGCACTGGTGGATATGACTACCTTCAATCTACAGGTGACGCTGACTATATCACAAATCTAAATAACTTAATACGTCGTGACTTTGATGTAGTTTATGGTATTGGTTTCCTAATGGAAAAACCAATTGGTACTATTGCTGACCAACAACCAGAAGCACAACTTGCTATTATCGATGCTATCGTGGATAAACCAAACGTTGCTTCTGTAATGTTCAAAGAACAAGAAGGATCTTTCCTTGCGGGTGTTGCTGCTGCTCTAATGTCTGAATCCAAACAAATCGGTTTCGTTGGTGGAATTGAAATTCCAGTAATTGAACGTTTTGAAGCTGGATTTTTAGAAGGTGTTAAAGCTGTAGATCCATCAATTAAAGTAGATGTACAATACACTGGTAAATTTGATGATGCTGCACTTGGTAAAACAACTGCTAACCGTATGTATTCTTCAGGCGTAGATATTATTTTCCACGCTGCTGGTGGTACTGGTAACGGTGTATTCGCAGAAGCAAAAGAACGTAAAACAAAAGATGCTAATGCAAACGTATGGGTAATCGGAGTTGACTCTGACCAATACGAAGAAGGTGCTGTTGGCGATACAAACGTAACGCTTACATCTATGCAAAAACGTGTTGACGTTGCAGTTCAAAGCATTGCTAAAGAAGCTATGGCTGGAAACTTCCCTGGCGGAAAAACTACTACTTATGGTTTAGCAGAAGAGGGAGTACAGCTTGCTGATTCTCGCGGAGCAATTCCACAAGAAATTTTAGATCAAATTCAAGAGTACTCAGACAAAATTGTTAGTGGAGAAATCGTTGTTCCCGAAACAGTAGAATAA
- a CDS encoding GntR family transcriptional regulator, with the protein MTIKVDHRHLYLQVIDRLKQDIDKGIFKEKEKLPSEFELAKSLGVSRATLREALRLLEEENIIVRRHGVGTFVNSKPIFTSGIEQLSSVSSMIRKAGMEPGTIYLSSMQAIPSEDDILRFQCGDDQSIVTMERVRTANGEPVVYCVDKVPKNYLPNDFLIREEGSIFTALEESGEIRISYAVTFIDPTGYHEIASPTLNCEPETSLLVLKQLHYDENDRVVLYSKNYFRADKFSFHVVRKRV; encoded by the coding sequence ATGACAATAAAAGTAGACCATCGTCATTTATATTTACAAGTGATTGATCGTCTTAAACAAGACATCGATAAGGGCATATTTAAAGAAAAGGAAAAGCTTCCTTCTGAATTTGAATTAGCCAAGTCGCTAGGAGTGAGTCGTGCAACTTTAAGAGAGGCGCTTCGCTTATTGGAAGAAGAAAATATAATAGTCAGAAGACATGGTGTGGGTACATTTGTAAATTCTAAGCCCATTTTTACGTCTGGTATTGAACAGCTGTCCAGTGTTTCTTCTATGATTCGTAAAGCTGGAATGGAGCCAGGAACAATCTACTTGAGTTCCATGCAAGCGATTCCATCTGAGGATGATATTTTAAGATTTCAATGTGGGGATGACCAATCGATCGTTACGATGGAGCGTGTCCGTACTGCGAATGGCGAACCAGTTGTATATTGTGTCGATAAGGTTCCGAAAAATTATTTACCTAATGATTTTCTCATTAGAGAAGAAGGCTCTATTTTTACTGCATTAGAAGAGTCTGGGGAAATACGTATTTCTTATGCGGTGACGTTTATTGATCCTACGGGTTATCACGAGATCGCATCACCAACTTTGAATTGTGAGCCAGAAACTTCCTTGCTTGTTTTAAAACAACTCCATTACGATGAAAATGATCGTGTGGTTTTGTACTCGAAAAACTATTTTCGAGCTGATAAATTTAGCTTTCACGTTGTTCGGAAAAGGGTGTAA
- a CDS encoding FtsK/SpoIIIE family DNA translocase gives MHPLLYEIIGLLIIGLSIISFFEYGLVGEFLAYISYFLFGNWHIAVPFMLIVYALIIMIKQSVPAWNHRLLLGCAFILGSLLLFSHIALFQQLFEGKALVTNSVLRESYRVLVESGGIVDRNSSLGGGMIGAIFFATFHVLFDSAGAKVAGWLMLFIGIVLLTGKALVPYLVESFPKLKESFLNRPKKKKVKPTPTPTPTPSRGQSRRNKKQAAQEEAVTVIEAVPIETEEVEQSSSPIISAFTERIARKEVVEEPSEPVEPLEINMESGTVENEDYQLPSINLLDAPAHSDQSGELNAIQANAKKLEQTFLSFGVKAKVTQVHLGPAVTKYEVLPDVGVKVSRIVSLHDDLALALAARDIRIEAPIPGKSAIGIEVPNREVAIVSLREVLESEENDKPNLKLLIGFGRDVTGQAVLAQLNKMPHLLVAGSTGSGKSVCINGIITSIMMRAKPHEVKMMMIDPKMVELNMYNGIPHLLAPVVTDPRKASQALKKIVSEMERRYELFSHTGTRNMEGYNEHIDRWNEENEEKHPKLPFIVVIVDELADLMMVASNDVEDSITRLAQMARAAGIHLIIATQRPSVDVITGIIKANIPSRIAFAVSSAIDSRTILDMGGAEKLLGRGDMLFLPAGSSKPVRVQGAFLSDAEVERIVDFVIEQQKANYQDEMIPDEVEESAEQIDRDELYDDVVQLVTEMQTASVSLLQRRFRIGYSRAARIIDQLELSGVVGPYEGSKPRQVLVSKHPVDDDII, from the coding sequence ATGCATCCGCTCCTTTATGAAATTATTGGTCTTCTAATTATTGGATTATCTATCATTTCGTTTTTTGAATATGGGCTTGTAGGAGAATTTTTGGCTTATATAAGTTATTTCCTATTTGGGAATTGGCATATTGCTGTTCCGTTTATGCTCATCGTTTATGCACTTATAATCATGATCAAACAATCAGTTCCGGCATGGAATCATCGACTACTATTAGGCTGTGCATTTATACTGGGCAGTTTACTATTGTTTAGTCACATCGCTTTATTTCAACAATTATTTGAAGGAAAAGCATTAGTAACAAATTCCGTTTTAAGAGAAAGCTATCGTGTTCTAGTTGAAAGTGGAGGTATCGTCGATAGAAATAGTTCGTTAGGTGGTGGAATGATAGGCGCAATATTCTTTGCGACATTCCATGTTCTCTTTGATTCGGCTGGAGCAAAAGTAGCTGGCTGGCTTATGTTATTTATAGGGATCGTATTACTGACTGGAAAAGCACTAGTTCCGTACTTAGTAGAGTCATTTCCGAAACTAAAAGAAAGCTTTCTAAATAGACCGAAGAAAAAGAAAGTAAAACCAACACCGACACCAACACCCACTCCATCTAGGGGTCAGTCCCGTCGAAACAAAAAACAAGCTGCTCAGGAAGAAGCGGTTACAGTAATAGAGGCAGTTCCTATAGAGACAGAAGAAGTAGAGCAATCCTCGTCACCTATTATATCTGCATTCACTGAACGAATAGCTAGAAAAGAAGTCGTAGAAGAGCCTTCTGAGCCTGTTGAACCATTAGAGATTAATATGGAAAGTGGAACAGTTGAAAACGAAGATTATCAATTACCTTCTATTAACTTATTAGATGCACCTGCTCATAGTGACCAAAGTGGAGAACTAAATGCTATTCAAGCAAATGCTAAAAAGCTAGAACAAACATTTTTAAGTTTCGGAGTAAAAGCAAAGGTTACGCAAGTTCACTTAGGACCAGCAGTAACAAAATATGAAGTTCTACCTGATGTTGGTGTGAAGGTTAGCAGAATTGTTAGTCTACACGACGACCTTGCCCTAGCGTTAGCTGCGAGAGATATTCGGATCGAGGCACCTATTCCTGGTAAATCTGCGATAGGTATTGAAGTACCGAATAGGGAAGTAGCCATTGTAAGCTTACGAGAAGTTCTAGAATCTGAAGAAAATGATAAACCAAATCTGAAGCTACTAATAGGTTTTGGGCGAGATGTTACGGGACAAGCTGTTCTTGCCCAATTAAATAAAATGCCACATTTACTAGTAGCTGGTTCCACTGGTAGTGGGAAGAGTGTATGTATTAATGGGATAATTACAAGTATAATGATGCGTGCAAAACCTCATGAAGTAAAAATGATGATGATCGATCCAAAAATGGTAGAGCTTAATATGTATAATGGTATTCCACATTTACTTGCACCAGTAGTAACTGACCCAAGAAAAGCATCACAGGCTTTGAAGAAAATCGTATCTGAAATGGAAAGAAGATATGAATTGTTTTCTCATACGGGCACACGTAATATGGAAGGCTATAATGAGCATATTGATAGATGGAATGAAGAGAATGAAGAAAAACATCCAAAATTACCATTTATTGTCGTAATAGTCGATGAGTTAGCTGACTTGATGATGGTGGCTTCAAATGATGTAGAGGATTCTATTACTCGTTTAGCCCAGATGGCTCGTGCTGCTGGTATTCATTTGATTATTGCTACACAAAGACCAAGCGTAGACGTAATAACAGGGATTATTAAAGCTAATATTCCTTCTAGAATTGCATTTGCAGTATCTTCAGCAATCGACTCTAGAACAATTTTAGATATGGGAGGAGCAGAAAAATTACTTGGTAGAGGGGATATGTTATTTCTTCCAGCAGGTAGCTCGAAACCAGTCCGAGTGCAGGGGGCATTTTTATCAGATGCAGAAGTTGAAAGAATTGTAGATTTTGTTATTGAACAACAAAAGGCAAATTATCAGGATGAAATGATTCCGGATGAAGTGGAAGAATCTGCAGAACAGATAGATAGAGATGAATTATATGATGATGTTGTTCAGTTAGTAACAGAAATGCAAACCGCTTCTGTATCTTTACTTCAAAGACGATTTAGAATTGGCTATTCTAGAGCAGCACGAATCATTGATCAGCTAGAACTTAGTGGAGTTGTCGGACCTTATGAAGGAAGTAAGCCAAGACAGGTTTTGGTCTCCAAACATCCGGTAGATGATGATATAATTTAG